A window from Megalobrama amblycephala isolate DHTTF-2021 linkage group LG9, ASM1881202v1, whole genome shotgun sequence encodes these proteins:
- the nudcd1 gene encoding nudC domain-containing protein 1 isoform X1: MALPNCSLMVNRELLDPSFESYRLSLDSIPTYNVELDAAVAEVKLKDSQYTLDHVRAFGMYNYLHIDPWYEDSVYFVDSKCRVLNLTVTLDTALGKPREMFSYESDPSLCEGEQLCASLSLTSATWAALSDGTGKLTLLRTSKRGESSFLKWESKFSERLGEPFIIVHSLAHVHSHVHTIEVLLLRVQKDPSDTKGSGFSISLEWITVDNSIGQGESEERKYGVRKRRMMKGKSVPHYAAVEPQGKGVIVASEKPFTFTEVDGLPLEEPPAEKMEVENSDPIYFWQQTEEDVTVCVRLPEGTTKDDIRFKLTVDCLRVRVGDYAPLLDGQLFAPVDPEASTWTIQDDKSLEISLQKRSDGPLWSEVVLGDRRGEYLMNDEQKSQLQQKLSYLTAEDLNPNPEKDKPPCNAQELEDCDMFPEDSSTLMRFDGATLKPTHVVSLGSHQFLFSVHIDPSEMPAFCLRHDVDALLWQPRPNQDNNIWEHISTFNALGYVQASKRDKKFATCAPNFSYAALCECLRRVFIYRQPLPVDTVLFNRKQGRQVGQVAKQQVANLDTNDPVLGFRATNERLFVLTANNLFVLKVNN, translated from the exons atggcTTTACCGAATTGCTCATTGATGGTAAACAGAGAGCTGCTGGATCCCAGTTTTGAAAGTTACAGGCTTTCACTGGACTCCATTCCTACTTACAATGTAGAGCTGGATGCAG CTGTGGCTGAGGTTAAACTGAAAGACAGTCAGTACACCCTGGACCATGTGAGAGCATTTGGTATGTACAACTACCTCCATATCGACCCCTGGTATGAAGACAGCGTCTACTTTGTGGACAGCAAGTGCCGGGTTCTCAATCTAACAGTCACATTG gACACAGCTTTGGGCAAACCTCGTGAGATGTTCAGTTATGAATCAGACCCAAGCTTGTGTGAGGGGGAACAGTTGTGTGCTTCTCTGAGCCTGACTTCTGCGACTTGGGCTGCACTTTCTGATGGAACCGGAAAGTTGACTCTTTTGCGCACCAGCAAGAGGGGAGAGAGTTCATTTCTTAAATGGGAG TCGAAGTTCAGTGAGCGTCTAGGGGAGCCATTCATCATCGTTCACAGCCTGGCTCACGTGCACTCTCATGTTCATACCATTGAAGTGCTACTTTTGAGAGTTCAGAAGGATCCATCTGATACCAAAGGCAGCGGTTTCTCAATCTCACTGGAATGGATCACTGTGGACAACTCTATTGGGCAGGGTGAGA GTGAGGAGAGGAAGTATGGtgtgaggaagaggaggatgaTGAAGGGCAAATCTGTCCCGCACTATGCTGCAGTGGAGCCTCAGGGTAAAGGAGTCATAGTAGCCTCAGAGAAACCATTTACTTTTACTGAGGTGGACGGACTTCCGCTTGAAGAACCACCTGCTGAGAAAATGGAGGTGGAAAACTCAG ATCCCATCTATTTCTGGCAGCAAACGGAAGAGGATGTGACCGTTTGTGTGCGTTTACCTGAAGGCACCACCAAAGATGACATCCGATTCAAGCTCACCGTTGATTGTCTACGTGTCAGAGTAGGAGATTATGCACCGCTGCTGGACGGGCAACTGTTCGCTCCTGTAGATCCTGAGGCCAGCACTTGGACCATTCAAGATGACAAGAG TTTGGAGATCAGTCTACAGAAGCGAAGTGACGGCCCGCTCTGGTCTGAGGTGGTTCTGGGGGACCGGAGAGGAGAGTATCTAATGAATGATGAACAAAAATCGCAGCTCCAACAGAAACTCTCATATCTCACTGCTGAGGACCTG AATCCAAACCCAGAGAAGGACAAGCCCCCTTGCAATGCCCAGGAACTGGAAGACTGTGACATGTTTCCGGAGGACAGCTCTACACTGATGCGCTTTGATGGTGCCACTCTGAAGCCCACCCATGTG GTGAGCCTTGGAAGCCACCAGTTCCTTTTCTCTGTGCATATTGACCCCTCTGAGATGCCCGCTTTCTGCTTACGGCACGATGTCGATGCACTGCTCTGGCAGCCCCGTCCAAACCAGGACAACAATATATGGGAGCACATTTCTACTTTTAATGCACTCG GTTATGTTCAGGCTTCAAAACGTGATAAAAAGTTTGCGACCTGTGCCCCCAACTTCTCCTACGCAGCTCTTTGTGAGTGCCTGAGACGTGTCTTCATTTACCGTCAGCCTTTGCCGGTCGACACGGTGCTCTTCAACCGGAAACAGGGTCGGCAGGTCGGGCAGGTCGCCAAACAACAGGTAGCCAACCTGGACACCAATGACCCCGTACTTGGATTCAGGGCTACTAATGAGAGACTGTTTGTCCTGACTGCCAACAACCTGTTTGTGCTGAAAGTGAACAATTAA
- the nudcd1 gene encoding nudC domain-containing protein 1 isoform X2, protein MALPNCSLMVNRELLDPSFESYRLSLDSIPTYNVELDAAVAEVKLKDSQYTLDHVRAFGMYNYLHIDPWYEDSVYFVDSKCRVLNLTVTLDTALGKPREMFSYESDPSLCEGEQLCASLSLTSATWAALSDGTGKLTLLRTSKRGESSFLKWESKFSERLGEPFIIVHSLAHVHSHVHTIEVLLLRVQKDPSDTKGSGFSISLEWITVDNSIGQGEERKYGVRKRRMMKGKSVPHYAAVEPQGKGVIVASEKPFTFTEVDGLPLEEPPAEKMEVENSDPIYFWQQTEEDVTVCVRLPEGTTKDDIRFKLTVDCLRVRVGDYAPLLDGQLFAPVDPEASTWTIQDDKSLEISLQKRSDGPLWSEVVLGDRRGEYLMNDEQKSQLQQKLSYLTAEDLNPNPEKDKPPCNAQELEDCDMFPEDSSTLMRFDGATLKPTHVVSLGSHQFLFSVHIDPSEMPAFCLRHDVDALLWQPRPNQDNNIWEHISTFNALGYVQASKRDKKFATCAPNFSYAALCECLRRVFIYRQPLPVDTVLFNRKQGRQVGQVAKQQVANLDTNDPVLGFRATNERLFVLTANNLFVLKVNN, encoded by the exons atggcTTTACCGAATTGCTCATTGATGGTAAACAGAGAGCTGCTGGATCCCAGTTTTGAAAGTTACAGGCTTTCACTGGACTCCATTCCTACTTACAATGTAGAGCTGGATGCAG CTGTGGCTGAGGTTAAACTGAAAGACAGTCAGTACACCCTGGACCATGTGAGAGCATTTGGTATGTACAACTACCTCCATATCGACCCCTGGTATGAAGACAGCGTCTACTTTGTGGACAGCAAGTGCCGGGTTCTCAATCTAACAGTCACATTG gACACAGCTTTGGGCAAACCTCGTGAGATGTTCAGTTATGAATCAGACCCAAGCTTGTGTGAGGGGGAACAGTTGTGTGCTTCTCTGAGCCTGACTTCTGCGACTTGGGCTGCACTTTCTGATGGAACCGGAAAGTTGACTCTTTTGCGCACCAGCAAGAGGGGAGAGAGTTCATTTCTTAAATGGGAG TCGAAGTTCAGTGAGCGTCTAGGGGAGCCATTCATCATCGTTCACAGCCTGGCTCACGTGCACTCTCATGTTCATACCATTGAAGTGCTACTTTTGAGAGTTCAGAAGGATCCATCTGATACCAAAGGCAGCGGTTTCTCAATCTCACTGGAATGGATCACTGTGGACAACTCTATTGGGCAGG GTGAGGAGAGGAAGTATGGtgtgaggaagaggaggatgaTGAAGGGCAAATCTGTCCCGCACTATGCTGCAGTGGAGCCTCAGGGTAAAGGAGTCATAGTAGCCTCAGAGAAACCATTTACTTTTACTGAGGTGGACGGACTTCCGCTTGAAGAACCACCTGCTGAGAAAATGGAGGTGGAAAACTCAG ATCCCATCTATTTCTGGCAGCAAACGGAAGAGGATGTGACCGTTTGTGTGCGTTTACCTGAAGGCACCACCAAAGATGACATCCGATTCAAGCTCACCGTTGATTGTCTACGTGTCAGAGTAGGAGATTATGCACCGCTGCTGGACGGGCAACTGTTCGCTCCTGTAGATCCTGAGGCCAGCACTTGGACCATTCAAGATGACAAGAG TTTGGAGATCAGTCTACAGAAGCGAAGTGACGGCCCGCTCTGGTCTGAGGTGGTTCTGGGGGACCGGAGAGGAGAGTATCTAATGAATGATGAACAAAAATCGCAGCTCCAACAGAAACTCTCATATCTCACTGCTGAGGACCTG AATCCAAACCCAGAGAAGGACAAGCCCCCTTGCAATGCCCAGGAACTGGAAGACTGTGACATGTTTCCGGAGGACAGCTCTACACTGATGCGCTTTGATGGTGCCACTCTGAAGCCCACCCATGTG GTGAGCCTTGGAAGCCACCAGTTCCTTTTCTCTGTGCATATTGACCCCTCTGAGATGCCCGCTTTCTGCTTACGGCACGATGTCGATGCACTGCTCTGGCAGCCCCGTCCAAACCAGGACAACAATATATGGGAGCACATTTCTACTTTTAATGCACTCG GTTATGTTCAGGCTTCAAAACGTGATAAAAAGTTTGCGACCTGTGCCCCCAACTTCTCCTACGCAGCTCTTTGTGAGTGCCTGAGACGTGTCTTCATTTACCGTCAGCCTTTGCCGGTCGACACGGTGCTCTTCAACCGGAAACAGGGTCGGCAGGTCGGGCAGGTCGCCAAACAACAGGTAGCCAACCTGGACACCAATGACCCCGTACTTGGATTCAGGGCTACTAATGAGAGACTGTTTGTCCTGACTGCCAACAACCTGTTTGTGCTGAAAGTGAACAATTAA